The following are encoded together in the Paludisphaera mucosa genome:
- the ligA gene encoding NAD-dependent DNA ligase LigA, with amino-acid sequence MAKDDVKREVETLRAEIDRHNRLYYLEAAPEIGDREYDRLMERLTEIEAEHPELVSEDSPTQRVGGEPLAQFATVVHAAPMLSIDNTYNHDEVREWDARVRRGLNPGEPVRYVVELKVDGVAVSVRYERGRFVLGATRGDGERGDDVSANLRTVREIPLTLKGEAPEVLEVRGEVFMTNAELARLNDLRREAGEKPFENPRNSTAGSLKLLDPRLCAQRRLRFVGHGLGEHRGVHESSFYDILMRLKDMGFPVSPHVERYDSIDDVIEHARAWETRRNTLDFQTDGLVVKVDDLGQRNRLGARSKSPRWAIAFKYEAEQAITKVLKITVQVGKTGKLTPVAELEPVRLAGTTVKRATLHNADEIRRKDVREGDAVVVQKAGEIIPQVVRVEKEARTGDEVEYVFPDRCPSCEAPVVRDPDEVDYRCSNKPSACSQQLERRLRQYAHRDSLDIEGLGDKLVDQLVKSNLVRSIPDLYRIDAATLADLDRMGEKSAENLTTAIEQSKLKTLDRLINGLAIRHVGVRTSEVLAARFRTLDELRNATLAELEAVPEVGSVVAASVHEFFQDPDHRRLLDELTALGVDPQPYTPVAAASTGLPFLGKTFVLTGTLPKRTRPEAELLIKSLGGKVTGSVSKSTGFVLAGADPGSKLEKARALGVTILDEDEFERLAGEI; translated from the coding sequence ATGGCGAAAGACGACGTGAAGCGCGAGGTCGAGACGCTCCGCGCCGAGATCGACCGGCACAACCGGCTCTATTACCTCGAGGCCGCGCCCGAGATCGGCGACCGCGAGTACGACCGGCTGATGGAGCGGCTGACCGAGATCGAGGCCGAGCATCCCGAGCTCGTCTCCGAAGACAGCCCGACGCAACGCGTCGGCGGCGAGCCGCTGGCGCAGTTCGCGACGGTCGTGCACGCCGCGCCGATGCTCTCGATCGACAACACCTACAATCACGACGAGGTCCGCGAGTGGGACGCCCGCGTCCGCCGCGGCCTGAACCCCGGCGAGCCGGTCCGCTACGTCGTCGAGCTGAAGGTCGACGGCGTGGCCGTCTCGGTCCGCTACGAGCGCGGGCGGTTCGTCCTGGGGGCGACCCGCGGCGACGGCGAGCGCGGCGACGACGTCTCGGCCAACCTGCGCACCGTCCGCGAGATCCCCCTGACCCTCAAGGGCGAGGCCCCCGAGGTCCTGGAAGTCCGCGGCGAGGTCTTCATGACCAACGCCGAGCTGGCGCGCCTCAACGACCTCCGCCGCGAGGCCGGCGAGAAGCCGTTCGAGAACCCGCGCAACTCCACGGCCGGGTCGCTCAAGCTGCTGGATCCCCGCCTCTGCGCCCAGCGCCGGCTGCGGTTCGTCGGCCACGGCCTGGGCGAGCATCGCGGGGTCCACGAATCATCGTTCTACGACATCCTCATGCGATTGAAGGACATGGGCTTCCCCGTCAGCCCCCACGTCGAGCGGTACGACTCGATCGACGACGTGATCGAGCACGCCCGCGCGTGGGAGACCCGGCGGAACACGCTCGACTTCCAGACCGACGGCCTGGTCGTGAAGGTCGACGACCTCGGCCAGCGGAACCGGCTGGGCGCCCGCAGCAAGTCGCCGCGCTGGGCGATCGCGTTCAAGTACGAGGCGGAGCAGGCGATCACGAAGGTCCTCAAGATCACGGTCCAGGTCGGCAAGACCGGCAAGCTCACGCCCGTCGCCGAGCTGGAGCCCGTCCGCCTGGCCGGCACGACGGTCAAGCGCGCCACGCTGCACAACGCCGACGAGATCCGCCGCAAGGACGTCCGCGAGGGGGACGCGGTCGTCGTCCAGAAGGCCGGCGAGATCATCCCGCAGGTCGTCCGCGTCGAGAAGGAGGCCCGCACCGGCGACGAGGTCGAGTACGTCTTCCCCGACCGCTGTCCGAGCTGCGAGGCCCCCGTCGTCCGCGATCCCGACGAGGTCGACTACCGCTGCTCGAACAAGCCCTCCGCCTGCTCGCAGCAGCTCGAGCGGCGGCTGCGGCAGTACGCCCACCGCGACTCGCTCGACATCGAGGGCCTGGGCGACAAGCTGGTCGACCAGCTCGTGAAATCCAACCTCGTGCGGAGCATCCCCGACCTCTACCGGATCGACGCGGCGACCCTGGCCGACCTGGACCGCATGGGCGAGAAGTCGGCCGAGAACCTGACGACGGCCATCGAGCAGAGCAAGCTCAAGACGCTCGACCGCCTGATCAACGGCCTGGCGATCCGCCACGTCGGCGTGCGGACCTCGGAAGTCCTCGCCGCCCGCTTCCGCACGCTCGACGAGCTGCGCAACGCGACCCTCGCCGAGTTGGAGGCCGTCCCCGAGGTCGGCTCGGTCGTCGCCGCCAGCGTCCACGAGTTCTTCCAGGACCCCGACCACCGGCGCCTGCTCGACGAGCTGACGGCGTTGGGCGTCGACCCCCAGCCCTACACCCCGGTCGCCGCCGCGTCGACCGGCCTCCCCTTCCTGGGCAAGACGTTCGTCCTGACCGGCACGCTGCCGAAGCGCACCCGCCCCGAGGCCGAGCTGCTGATCAAGAGCCTCGGCGGCAAGGTGACGGGCTCCGTCTCCAAGTCCACCGGCTTCGTCCTCGCCGGCGCCGACCCGGGGAGCAAGCTCGAAAAAGCCCGCGCCCTGGGCGTGACGATCCTCGACGAGGACGAATTCGAGAGGCTTGCAGGAGAGATTTGA